From Thermoflavifilum aggregans, a single genomic window includes:
- a CDS encoding nuclear transport factor 2 family protein, translating into MDSKKQIAASFLQLDSSGKIAEAYARYIHPGFIHHNPYFKGDRASFMQAMEENARQFPEKRYEVLRTLEDGDLVAIHGKVVLSEESQWSVIHIFRFAGNQIIESWEASQQVIADSPNVNGIF; encoded by the coding sequence ATGGATAGCAAAAAACAGATAGCTGCTTCATTTCTGCAACTGGATTCATCCGGGAAAATAGCTGAAGCCTATGCACGATATATACATCCCGGTTTTATTCATCATAATCCCTATTTCAAAGGTGACAGGGCATCATTCATGCAGGCGATGGAAGAAAATGCCCGGCAATTTCCGGAAAAAAGATATGAAGTGCTACGAACTCTCGAAGATGGGGATCTGGTAGCTATTCATGGAAAGGTGGTGCTGTCGGAGGAATCGCAATGGTCGGTGATTCATATTTTTCGGTTTGCAGGCAATCAGATCATCGAATCCTGGGAAGCCTCCCAGCAGGTCATAGCCGATTCACCAAATGTAAACGGAATATTTTAG
- a CDS encoding VOC family protein: MQMNRKLVPHLWFDKEAREAATFYCSLFSNSRITHVTQLHDTPSGDAEVVNFILAGQPFMAISAGPHFTFNPAISFMVHCHSADEVDRLWQQLSKDCRQVLIPLSSYSWSHRYAWLADKYGLNWQIMLTSSPIRQKIMPDCLFTGPVFGKAGEAMLFYRNVFSSSQQGNVSHYRDMDDSSSYPEAIAYAEFQLENLWMIVMDGPGEHAFTFNESVSFVVNCDTQQEIDTYWQHLSAVPEAEQCGWCKDRYGISWQIVPAVLDEMMAQGSPEQVRRITKAFLNMKKLDMETLKQAYALS; encoded by the coding sequence ATGCAAATGAATCGAAAATTGGTACCTCATCTCTGGTTCGATAAAGAAGCCCGGGAAGCCGCCACCTTTTATTGTTCACTTTTCAGCAATTCACGTATTACACATGTAACACAGTTGCATGATACACCTTCAGGTGATGCGGAGGTAGTGAATTTTATTCTGGCAGGCCAGCCTTTTATGGCTATCAGTGCGGGACCGCATTTTACTTTCAATCCGGCTATCTCATTTATGGTACATTGCCATTCGGCTGACGAAGTAGATAGGTTATGGCAGCAATTATCAAAAGATTGCAGGCAGGTGCTTATCCCTTTAAGCAGCTATTCCTGGAGTCACCGGTATGCTTGGCTGGCCGATAAATATGGTCTCAACTGGCAGATTATGCTGACAAGTTCTCCCATCAGGCAAAAGATCATGCCCGATTGTTTGTTTACAGGCCCTGTGTTTGGAAAAGCCGGGGAAGCGATGTTGTTTTACAGAAATGTGTTTTCTTCAAGCCAGCAGGGCAATGTGTCCCACTATCGTGATATGGATGATTCATCGTCATATCCTGAAGCCATTGCCTATGCTGAATTTCAATTGGAAAATCTATGGATGATTGTCATGGACGGTCCGGGTGAACATGCATTCACATTCAACGAATCCGTTTCTTTTGTGGTGAACTGTGATACGCAGCAGGAGATAGATACATACTGGCAACACCTTTCTGCCGTACCGGAAGCTGAACAATGCGGCTGGTGTAAAGATCGGTATGGGATTTCCTGGCAGATTGTACCTGCCGTGCTGGATGAGATGATGGCGCAGGGTTCTCCTGAACAGGTGCGGCGTATTACAAAGGCATTTTTAAACATGAAAAAACTGGATATGGAAACGCTTAAACAGGCATATGCCTTATCATGA
- a CDS encoding nucleotidyltransferase domain-containing protein, translating into MIQRAFAEKAKMILEPDENVIGLAVAGSWLTNEIDEFSDLDLILVTKQKISGDKNLMIEYAKRLGDFLSGFTGEHVGEPRVLICLYDNPLLHVDLKFLTPDEFHARIETPQLLLDKNGQLEKAIIDSQARYPYPDYQWIEDRFWIWIHYILLKIGRGEYLEALESIGFLRVVVLGPLLHIKNGNLPRGVRKVETDLSNDDLAKLKRTIPTYDRQSLLDGLRNAVSLYRGLRTELFDNNVGLQNETEKRVMNYFHEIENGKYMIIYLLLRPEPFLMQMNRKLITHVDFYGGAMKALRNYCGIKMKI; encoded by the coding sequence ATGATACAACGGGCATTTGCCGAAAAAGCTAAGATGATTTTAGAGCCGGACGAAAATGTGATTGGCCTGGCTGTTGCTGGTTCGTGGCTTACAAATGAAATAGATGAGTTTTCAGATCTTGATTTAATTCTTGTAACCAAACAAAAGATTTCAGGAGACAAAAACTTAATGATTGAATATGCAAAAAGGTTAGGTGATTTTTTATCGGGGTTTACAGGCGAACATGTGGGAGAACCAAGAGTGTTGATTTGTCTGTATGACAATCCACTTCTGCATGTTGATTTAAAATTCTTAACGCCCGACGAGTTTCATGCACGTATTGAGACGCCACAATTACTTCTTGATAAGAATGGACAACTTGAAAAGGCAATTATTGACTCGCAGGCAAGATATCCCTATCCTGACTATCAATGGATAGAAGACCGTTTTTGGATCTGGATCCATTATATCTTACTAAAAATTGGACGTGGCGAATACCTTGAAGCGCTTGAATCCATTGGATTTTTACGAGTGGTAGTTTTGGGACCTTTGCTTCATATCAAAAATGGCAACCTGCCCCGTGGTGTAAGAAAAGTTGAAACAGATTTAAGTAATGATGATTTAGCTAAATTAAAACGCACAATCCCAACTTACGATCGGCAATCATTATTAGACGGTTTAAGGAACGCTGTATCGTTATATAGAGGGTTAAGGACAGAACTGTTTGACAACAACGTGGGTTTACAAAACGAAACGGAAAAAAGAGTCATGAACTATTTTCATGAAATCGAGAACGGAAAATATATGATAATCTACCTATTATTACGACCAGAACCATTTCTCATGCAAATGAATCGAAAATTGATAACTCATGTTGATTTTTATGGAGGAGCGATGAAGGCCCTTCGAAATTATTGTGGGATAAAAATGAAAATTTAA
- a CDS encoding dihydrofolate reductase family protein encodes MDDFAISIDKIQKIIFSNTIKDTNWESAKLADKSLYETVLELKQQSEKDILAGSRSLIIQLLNSNLVDEFQICIHPIIEGKGIRLFDDIKNSIKLRLIRTKLLGSGVAVFYYEPI; translated from the coding sequence ATGGATGACTTTGCAATTTCAATCGACAAAATTCAGAAAATTATCTTCTCCAATACAATAAAAGACACAAACTGGGAGAGTGCAAAACTCGCAGATAAATCTCTTTACGAAACTGTCCTTGAACTAAAACAACAATCAGAGAAGGATATTCTGGCAGGTAGCAGGAGTTTGATTATCCAACTTTTAAATAGCAATCTTGTTGACGAATTTCAGATTTGTATACATCCCATCATAGAAGGAAAAGGGATACGGCTGTTTGATGATATCAAAAACAGCATCAAGTTGCGGCTGATTAGGACAAAATTGTTAGGATCAGGAGTTGCAGTATTTTACTATGAGCCTATATGA
- a CDS encoding ABC transporter ATP-binding protein, translating to MANKKMIIVQDLVKRYGDLEAVKGISFEVEEGEIFGLLGPNGAGKSTTLEIIETLRPKTSGKVWVNGYDLDKEPQKIKQIIGVQLQSAGYYPNLNLKQLIDLFAGLYNKHVDAMELLRSIRLEDKARKKFKELSGGQQQRFSVATTLINQPKVIFLDEPTTGMDPQARRNLWDLIRQIREQGTTVVITTHYMDEAEYLCDRVAIIDLGRIIALDTPERLIDELVSSGFERHKEVKKANLEDVFLHLTGKELREE from the coding sequence ATGGCAAACAAAAAGATGATTATAGTCCAGGACCTGGTGAAACGGTATGGTGATCTGGAAGCAGTGAAAGGAATCAGCTTTGAAGTGGAAGAAGGAGAGATTTTTGGTTTGCTGGGGCCTAACGGTGCCGGTAAATCCACTACGCTGGAAATCATCGAAACACTACGTCCCAAAACTTCTGGAAAAGTATGGGTGAATGGCTATGACCTGGATAAAGAGCCTCAGAAAATTAAACAAATCATTGGCGTACAGCTGCAAAGTGCTGGCTATTATCCCAACTTGAACTTGAAACAACTGATTGACCTGTTTGCCGGATTATACAACAAGCATGTGGATGCCATGGAATTGCTGCGCAGCATCCGGCTGGAAGATAAGGCACGCAAAAAATTCAAGGAACTCTCTGGTGGCCAGCAGCAACGCTTTTCCGTGGCCACTACACTCATCAATCAACCCAAGGTGATTTTTCTGGATGAGCCTACCACGGGCATGGATCCGCAGGCGCGTCGCAACCTTTGGGACCTGATCAGGCAGATCCGCGAACAGGGCACCACAGTGGTGATTACCACGCATTACATGGATGAAGCCGAATACCTGTGCGACCGGGTGGCCATCATTGACCTGGGGCGCATCATTGCGTTGGATACGCCGGAACGCCTGATTGATGAGCTGGTAAGCTCGGGCTTTGAACGGCATAAGGAAGTGAAGAAAGCTAATCTAGAAGACGTGTTCCTGCATCTTACCGGCAAAGAATTACGGGAAGAATAA
- a CDS encoding VOC family protein, translated as MRKSKLIELNNVGIVVENIDNAIKFFQEIGLELEGRMMVEGEWAGRVTGLGNQSVEVAMLVTPDRHGRIELSRFVSPEPVSDHRTAPVNSLGYLRVMFRVDNLDELLNRLTKHGAEIVGEVVNYGNIYKLCYIRGVEGLLIGLAEQLDTKTVTNILKNNK; from the coding sequence ATGAGAAAAAGTAAATTAATAGAATTGAACAATGTGGGAATTGTTGTAGAAAATATTGATAATGCAATTAAGTTTTTTCAAGAAATTGGATTAGAACTCGAAGGCAGAATGATGGTTGAAGGTGAATGGGCAGGACGAGTAACAGGACTTGGAAATCAATCTGTTGAAGTTGCTATGCTGGTAACACCAGATAGACATGGTCGGATTGAACTTTCTAGATTTGTATCGCCTGAACCTGTTTCAGATCACAGGACGGCACCTGTTAACTCTCTTGGTTATTTACGGGTTATGTTCAGAGTTGACAACCTTGATGAATTATTAAATCGACTCACAAAACATGGCGCTGAAATTGTTGGAGAAGTAGTAAATTATGGGAATATTTACAAACTCTGCTACATTCGTGGGGTGGAAGGTCTGCTCATCGGTTTAGCTGAACAACTTGATACTAAAACAGTGACCAATATTTTGAAAAACAATAAATGA